From the genome of Bos indicus x Bos taurus breed Angus x Brahman F1 hybrid chromosome 19, Bos_hybrid_MaternalHap_v2.0, whole genome shotgun sequence:
ccatggaattctctaggccagaatactggagtgggtagccactccctctccaggggatcttcccaacctagggatcgaacccaggtctcctgcattgcaggcagattcttaaccaactgagccaccagggaagcccataataccTTGagcaagaaaattttttttctagtaatcCTACAAATGCATTATTTCCTCTAGTAATtaaatatctcaattttaaaacacCGATCTTTATAAACCTGCCGAGAACAAAGTCACCTGCAGTAAGGAGACCCCCTCACCGCAGGGCTCAGCAACCCTGCTCCCTCATTACATCTTCTCTCACATCATGCAAAATTTAAGAAACTTATTGGGGaacaaaaaagcagcagaaaCACTTGGGAAGAATGCTTCCTGACCTCCTCAAATGCATAAGATAAATTCGTTAACAATATCTagataaaaattgtttaaaaatgtttaatgattCTGTTTCTCTCAGGTTAATAATAAAGGATTTGTCTCACACAACTTTTTGgttcactcttttttttctgatagaaGGCTCGTACAAAAAACATCAGCAGGACAGCACTGACCCAGGCCTCTCAGAGAGCACTAGGGGGTCACAGCGGGGGGGCAGGCAGATGTGGGTGGGCACTCGCtcgtgctcagctgctcagccgtgtccagctctttgcagccccgcagactgcagcctgccaggctcctctgtccatgggattgttcaggcaagaaagctggagtgggtagccatttcttcctccaggggatcttcccgacccagggatctaacctgcatctcttgtgtgtcctgcactggcaggcggattcttcaccgctAGGGTCAACTGGGAAGCCCCGTGCCTTAATGGGTGTAGGGCTGAGGGACTATAAAGACTACAAATGGAGAACGAGAATGAAGGAAGGGCAGAAAAAGAGGCCCCACAGCATCCTGGGCCCCAGATCCGACAAATGGGGAAGAGGGGGATCTGACAGGGAGAAGCCCTTGGTAGCGAGAGCTCCCTACCCTGCCACCCTGGGGCTCACACACTCCAGACTGACAGTCCGTCTGTGAACCCTGAGCTTGCACAGCCCAGCCCCTGCTATCTGTTCCTGCCCCCAGAACGACAGTGGGCAACCATGCCCCTCAGCTCAGTGGACTTCTCCCCTTCGAACCTGTCTTAGATCCTGAGGGATGTAGGCAGAAAAACAAGAGCAGAAATGGAAGGGTGGGAGAAGTggagagaaggcaaaaaaaaaaagaaaaaaaacccaaataggCAAATATATGACTTCCTTATAGAGCCTTTTCCTCCCCAGTGTTAAAAGGCAGGGTTCCCTGTGAGTCACAGTTAAGCTTATTTCAAGTCAAAGACTGAAACTGACCATAAATAACAAAACGTCTGTTCTGAGACACAGGATGTGAAGCGCACACTTATAAATCAGTGCACAGCGACCTCATCTAATGACAACTACAGAAAGAGCTGAAAAACAATTAGCGCCATTTCTGCTTCCATTAATAACAGTTCAAATATCCTTATTTGATTCACCTTGTCACTGAACTATCTCCATTTGCCATCTGTTGCACTGAATGTCTACATATGTGCCAGCCATAACTACACACTTTCTATGGATCAGCAATTTTATGTAAATGATCTCAAAACAGCACAGTCAAACAGGTATTATTAGCTCCAAGGTGGTGCTGGCAGTGAACGGCcaagctggggggaggggaacgGACCCAGATCATCAGGGCCTATCCAGAGCATCCTTTCCACCACGGCAGGATGCTGCACCAGAAATACTACAAGGCCTTCACATCTAAACTGTAATTGGAAGGGGAAAAAACTGTAATTGGTTggaattttttctctctttcaaaatCTTCACAAAGAGTCTCAAGCTGAGCAAGTTTCTACCAACAATGTCAAAAAGGAATACCCTCTGTCAAAGAAGCCTGTCCAAAGACAAAATTCCAGGATTCTCTTGGGTAAAGATCGATCATCGTTACTCCCACAACACAAAAGGCATCTTcgggtttcttcttttttaagaacGTCAGGATCtgccctattaaaaaaaaaattatgtttaagatatatttgtgtgtgtgtgtgtgtgtacatatacctACATACTTTACTCAATTCAAGCTGTAAGGCTGCCCCGTTCACCTGCATGAATCTGAAGGTTCAGTGTGCTATCGTTGATTCTAAAGGAACATCTGGTTGCAGAGACAGGAATCGGCTCTAGGAGTTTGACTGTCAACCCGTAGAAGAAGGCTTCACAGTAGCCCTTGAGCCATTTCAAATATTCTTCACTGATACTTCTGGTGTTTCCCAGCAATCCTATGACAGatacagaagaaaatttaaagagaGATTTTGAGATGATCAGAACAGTCTTTACCTCAGTCTACAGTTAGAAATGTGGAATTAGGAACAAACAAACTCTAGATTTTCAATACACAGTTACCGTTCACTAAGGTGAACACAGATTAGAAAGAAAACctgactccctggtggctcaatggtaaggaacctgcctgccaacgcaggagacacaggctggatccctggtctgggaagatcccccaggcctgggagcaactaagcccaggtgccacaaccactgagcctgtgctcgataGCTCGGGAGCAgagactactgagcccatgtgttgcaactaccAAGGCTCGCACGCCCTAGGCCTGCGTTCTCCAACAgggcaccacaatgagaaacccatgcactgcaactacaaAGCAGGCCCTGCTTGCCCCAGCTAGAGAAGTCAAATGTGCAGCTACGAAGAACcagcacagtcaataaataaaattttttgaacaaaacaaaaccttctcTTTCAAGGCAGTTTGGTTACCAAACTTCCACTGTGGGAACGAATGtcaaaaatgattataaaaactGCCCACTTGAATGAGACGGACAAGGCAAACTGTCCACGGCAACAGCACCatcacaaaaccaaaccaaacccagCATACTGGCAAGACGCACCAATGCACTGTATGTAAATAGTCTGCTTCCCCGGAGAAGGGCTCTTTCTGTGAAGATTACTGAAAAACTGTTCAAAGTCTTGCGGAGTCTCAGGATGGGAGATTATCCAGTCCGATGGAGAATGCAAAGTAATGGGTCCAAAGAGATCGCTGCAGGGCCGGAAGGCCTCGTTCAGCAGGCGCTGCTCCCCGGGGTCCAACTGCTCATACTGCTTCACAAGCTCTGGGTTCTTTGAGATGAGGGCCGTCTTCAGGGTGTGTTCAGAGTGCCCTACCGTTTGCATCTGCCAGAAGGACACACGTGGTCACACAGACCATGCATATCCAAACTGGGGTCTTTACAGACATCACTTATTTCTCCTAGAATGAAATGACTGATTGCTAACGCCTGGGCGTCATCACCAGAGGACTGCCCGCTTCCACCGTTTCTAATCAGTTTcttagggggacttccctggtggtccagtggttaagaatctgacctgcaacgcaggagatgcaggttccatacAGAGTCAagcctaagatcccacatgcctcgcggcaactaagcctgtgagccacaactagagagtctatgAGGCCCAGTGAAAGACCTCACAGGTCGCAAGGAAGATATTGTGGGATGTAACTAGAACCCAAcggcagccaaattaaaaaaaaaaaaaagtcaatttcttGGGGAGAGTATCTGAAAGAGTATAAAGACAATCATGAGATTCATTCCTCCACCTCTTAGGGAACCTGCTCCCACTATAAACGTTCGTGGTCACCCTAAGACACGACCCAGTTCCCTATTTCCTCGCCCTTTGGGTAATAATGATATTAGGAGCTGACACATGAGAGCCACATGAAACACATCCTCTCCCACGTGACTCAAAGACGTTCCCGACCAAAGGGAAGTGCAACTCATGTTAAGTCCTGCGTTTCTGTAACTTGGCTGCAGGCTGATAACGGATCTCGGCCACTGAGGTGGTGTCACCCTGGGGAAGCCGTCAGGGGACCGACCAGGAGCCAGACTCACGCTGACAGATCTCTTCCGCTCACACGGCGTCCCCGCCTAGATAGGTCATCCCTCCGCGTGACCGGCTCACAGCTGCTCCCCGAGGGGTCtgggtgagggaaggagagaaacgGGACGTCAGTGTGCGGAGCCCGCCGCGCTGCCTAACCGGGTTTTCTGCAGTTTAACGATGGGGGTGCGGGGGGGGATTTTTAGCGAATGGGTGTCCCCGTTGAGGGCTGAACTCCGGGGTCCAGGGCCACCTCCAGAACGAAGCTCTCTCTTGGCTGGGCTCGCCTGGGAGCTGAGACGGGTCCTCACCGCTGCTGTGGGGCCCAGTCCCGTCCGGTCGGCCCACCTTCACCCGCGGGGCGGCTCCCGCCGCGGCCCCGCCTTAGCGGGCCGGCCCGTCTGCGCCTGCGCGGGAGCCACTACCCTGAGGGGAAAACGGCGGCATCAGGGGTCAGAGGCCGCCTCCGGATGCCCGGCCGGGCCCGGCTCCCCCGAGACGCCCCCGCGTCCGCCGCGGCGGCGGCTCCTCTCacaccctcccccgcccctcgaACGCGACTGTCCCCCGCCTCCACCAGCAGGCGGCCCGGCCCCCCGTACCCTCCCGTCATCCTCACCACGCAAGGCGTCAACGCCTCCCGACCCCGGCGGCGGCCCAAAGCGCGTGCGCTTCGCGCCCTGCGCCGTGCCCCGCCCCTTCGCGCACTGCCACGCCCCCGCGCTCCCCGCTCCGCCACGCCACGCCGTAGCACGCACGCTCCGTCGCCCCGCCCCTTTGCGCGCCCCGCCACGCCCACACGCTCCCCGCACGCAATGCCGTAGCACGCACGCTCCGTCGCCCCGCCCCTCCGCGCCCGCCACGCCCAGCGCGAGGCCGTCCCGCAGGCAAGGAGCCCGAGTACTAGTGGCCGCTGCTGCCCCTACGCCGTCGAGCGAAGCGCGGTCGCGAGGGGGCGACCAGGCGCCGAGATCCGCCCCACGCTCCCCTTTCCGCGCTGCCGTCCGGGGGCGCCGCTGTCCGGCCACGCCTGCGCCGCGGGGTCAGCTGTTTGTGCGCGTGCCGGGTTGGCTGTGGGTGCGAGCGGCGCCCCAGGCGAGACGAGTCCCCGGCGCGGGAGCGAGTCCGCGGGTGGACGCGCGGCCTGGGCGTGGAGGCGGCGTCCAGGGCACGCGACCCGGGCCGGGCTTCTCTTCCCCGGGACGCGCCCCTTGGTGGGACTTGAGCCCCGCAGCCTCAGAGTGCAGGACGGAAGGGGCAGCTCCGATCCCGAGGGCTTGGGCAGGCTGAAAAGGCGCGGGGTCAAAATGCAGGCTCCCCGGCCCAGCCCAGTGCTGCCCATTCGCACGGCCCTTCCCCTTCGACGTGGGGGTCTCCTGTcggcctcctcctccctcctctctgacCGGCTCCCTTCACTCTCCCTCCAGTTCGTGCGCTCGCAGCCCCTCTGTCCTGGCAGCTACCTGAAGCCCGGGGAACACCTAACCCTTTATAACCGTTTCCCCATACCTTTTTTCATACCTGTCCTAAAGGGGCGCCCGACTCCCGGCACCTAACCCCAGATATCCCTGCTGCCCCTTTTCCCTCCCCaccttgcctggtggctcagcttccctggtaaagaatccgcctgcgatgcaggagaccccggttcgattcctggatcctgggtcgggaagatctgctggagaagggctgggctacccactccagtattcttgggcttcccttagggctcagctggtaaagaatccacgcaatgtgggagacctgggtatgatccctgggttggaaagatcccctggagaagggaaaggctacccactccagtattctggcctggagaattccatggactaacccatggggtctcgaagagtgggacatgactgagtgactttcacttcactttcacctcctcccccgccccagcaTTCACTCAAAAATGCCTCTACATTcaggttttcattccaagcccctGTCCTGCCACTGCCAAGTAACCTCTTGGAAGAGGTTCTCCTGATTAGAAATGAGTCTGTGTGCCAGTCATCCTTgttcaaaaagaaaatttgtaaCAAAATTAGAAGGATAAAGAAATGCAGTGGCATTGCCCCCAGCAGGGTTTTGgaataaaagttcagttcagtccagtcgctcagtcatgtccgactctgcgacctcatgaattgcagaatgccaggtcttcctgttcatcaccaactcctggagttcactcacactcaacgtccatcaagtcggtgatgccatccagccatctcatcctctgtcgttcccttgtcctcctgcccacaatccctcccagcatcagaatcttttccagtgagtcaactcttcgcatgaggtggccaaagtactggagtttcagctttaacatcattccttccaatgaacacccaggactgatctttagaatggactggttggatctccttgcagtccaagggactctcaagagtcttctccaacaccacagttcaaaaccatcaattcttcggcgctcagctttcttcacagtccaactctcacatccatacatgaccacaggaaaaaccatagccttgactagacggacctttgttggcaaagtaatgtctctgctttttaatatgctgtctaggttggtcataactttccttccaaggagtaagcatcttttaatctcatggctgcagtcaccatctgcagtgcttttggagccccccaaaacaaagtctgacactgtttccactgtttccccatctatttcccatgaagtgatgggaccagatgccatgatcttcattttctgaatgttgagctttcagccaacttttcactctctttcactttcatcaagaggcttttgagttcctcctcactttctgtcataagggtgatgtcatctgtatattttgatatttctcccagccatcttgattccagcttgtgcttcctccagcccagcgtttctcatgaggtactctgcatataagttaaataagcagggtgacagtatacagccttgacgcactccttttcctatttggaaccagtctgttattccatgtccagtcctaactgttgcttcctgacctgcatataggtttctcaagaggcaggtcaggtagtttggtattcccatctctttcagaattttccacatagaGGTATATATTTGGAAATCCTGCAGatctgaaatgtttttattttacccTCATACCTGACTGAGGTATTTCCCTGGATTGGTGTGCAATTTTAGGCTGAAATCAGTTTCTCTCAGAACTGTAATAactcttcaatttctttttgatTCCAGTAATGTCACTTTGACTCCTCATCCTTGGTATGTTATTAATAATACCTGCTTTTTTGAGGAACGTCTTACGGTTTTCTCTTTATCCTTGGCGTGCTGAAGAACtcaagtttttaagtttttaaagatgTGTCCTAGTCTGAGAGGTTTGCCCCGTCTTCATTTTGTGGCTCACTCATTGGGCCCTtcagtcttcttttttaaaaaataccttgtgtatcttttttcttggtggggggcgggggggcggggggtgtgctGCGCTGCCTGTGggctgctgcatgcaggctttcctGTGAAGTGAATGGCTgctctccagtattcctacctggagaagcccatggacagaggagcctggtgggctacagtccctgggatcacacagagtcagacaccactaaggttttctctagttgccgcaagtgggggctactctctagttttgagGGCGCAGGCTACTCATGGCAATGGCTTCTCTGTCGCaaggcacaggctctaggcgtgaGGGCTCTGTAGTTGGGGTACAgcagcttagttgccccatggcgtgtgggattttccctgaccagggatggaacccatgtcccctgcagtggcaggtagattcctaaccactggaccagcagggaggtCTGGGCCCTTCAACCTTTAGATGCTTATTCTTCCATCCTGAGATGttcttgtattatttctttataattttcttcccTCCAGTTTTTTTCCCCGCCCTGGATATGGGGATTTCAGGATGGATcccctaattttcttttctttcctattttcccatctatcttTCTGTACAATTTTCTGAAGTTCTCATCAACTGTCctttcttttgaatatttattttcagacATTCTACTCTTCAAGAGCCCAAAGCCTTTTCTtgttcttattgtttattttgcaCCTTCTCTCACTTCAGGGGTAAAAGGTCGCCTCTTATCTCTCTACAGATATTAACTACACTACTTTTGAAGTTTTGTTCTGCTGTTTCCTGTACTCGGGTCTTTTGCTTTCATGTTCGAATGTTCCACAAACAGCTTGTGATCCTTGGCTGTGTGTTAACATGTTATCGTAAGGCACAAAAAGCTGGTTGAAGGTTCTGTGTGCATAAAAGTGGCTTATTCACTGAGGTTTCACGGATGTGAACTGGCAGAGAACCAGCTGATTCACTGAGGGGAGATCCCCCAGTGTCTGAACCCGTGACAACCGTGTTTTTCCCAAGGAAGGGTCATTTCCTAACCGACTGCCAGCGTCAGTCATTTACGAGAGGCCCATCAACGTAAAGGTTCTGAATCCTTAACCCCAAGTTTTCACTCCTCTGCCTTACTGCCCACGATGGCTCTCACAACCAGCTCATTTTAACACGAGAACACAGTGAGGGGTTTAGAGAGTCTCAGTCATTCAGCTGCTAGTAAGCATTCCCTGCTCAGTTTGCTTTTCTTCCAGGTCTCCTCTGATTATCAATCACTGAGGAAATGGAAGTCGGGTCAGGAGGTGGGGAAAGGTGGGTAGTTTGAGGTTGCAGAGTCCCTCAGCAGGAAAGCAGCCCAGAGCAGATAAGGCAGATCAGGGAGGGTGCTGTGATCCAGGGGTCTAGGGCACTGGGACCTGGATGCCTCAATGgaggtg
Proteins encoded in this window:
- the AMZ2 gene encoding archaemetzincin-2 produces the protein MQTVGHSEHTLKTALISKNPELVKQYEQLDPGEQRLLNEAFRPCSDLFGPITLHSPSDWIISHPETPQDFEQFFSNLHRKSPSPGKQTIYIQCIGLLGNTRSISEEYLKWLKGYCEAFFYGLTVKLLEPIPVSATRCSFRINDSTLNLQIHAGQILTFLKKKKPEDAFCVVGVTMIDLYPRESWNFVFGQASLTEGVGIFSFARYGTDFYSSHYKGKLKKLERKSSSDYSVFNDYYLPEATSVLLLRSCKTLTHEIGHIFGLRHCQWLACLMQGSNHLEEADRRPLDLCPICLRKLQSAVGFRLRDRYKALVRWIDAESTDTPRVTPKHSREELVTLPKPVEAFKEWKEWVTRCLAVLQK